Proteins encoded by one window of Lathyrus oleraceus cultivar Zhongwan6 chromosome 1, CAAS_Psat_ZW6_1.0, whole genome shotgun sequence:
- the LOC127135787 gene encoding protein FIP1 isoform X2: MLLTGIFQQYLVYQVHKIRLQGYYSFSQKLKFIVRIPFAITAYGTAAMLLVIVWKPYTGFLSISAILRIIMVVEALCAGCFMSLYIGYIHQYNSLNSHPDVLKSLYSPLQPASSLEGLRYHDGRLSDQQMALLQYQRENLHFLSEEILRLQESLSKYERTEDRSTPQVDLAHLLAARDQELRTISAEMNQMQSELRLARSLIAERDSETQRVRMTNNQYVEENERLRAILGEWSTRAAKLERALETERMSNIELQRKISMLRSQTHMSVEVTDQGG, encoded by the exons ATGCTGTTGACAG GAATCTTTCAACAATATCTAGTTTATCAAGTGCATAAGATACGGTTGCAG GGCTATTATAGTTTCAGCCAGAAGTTGAAATTTATTGTTCGCATACCCTTTGCCATTACAGCTTATG GTACTGCTGCAATGCTACTTGTTATAGTCTGGAAACCTTACACTGGTTTTCTGTCAATCTCTGCAATATTGAG GATTATTATGGTAGTTGAAGCATTATGTGCTGGATGTTTTATGAGCCTTTATATTG GTTACATACACCAGTACAATTCATTGAACTCCCATCCTGATGTTCTGAAGTCCTTATATTCACCACTACAACCAGCAAGTTCATTGGAGGGTCTAAG GTACCATGATGGTAGGCTCTCTGATCAGCAAATGGCTTTGTTGCAATATCAGCGTGAAAATCTTCATTTTTTGAGTGAGGAG ATTCTTCGTTTGCAAGAGTCTTTAAGTAAATATGAACGAACCGAAGATCGGAGTACACCTCAG GTTGACCTTGCTCATCTACTGGCAGCTCGTGATCAAGAATTGCGTACAATTTCTGCAGAG ATGAACCAAATGCAATCTGAACTAAGGCTTGCACGGTCTTTAATTGCTGAAAGGGACTCAGAGACCCAACGTGTCCGCATGACCAACAATCAG TATGTAGAAGAGAATGAAAGACTCAGAGCTATTTTAGGAGAATGGAGCACCCGCGCTGCCAAG CTTGAGCGAGCGCTGGAGACCGAGCGGATGTCAAATATTGAATTACAAAGGAAGATTTCAATGCTAAGAAGCCAAACACATATGTCAGTAGAAGTAACTGATCAAGGAGGTTAA
- the LOC127135769 gene encoding uncharacterized protein LOC127135769, whose translation MKFMSPMSTFSIQKPEFRICIFNCTKITASWTMNNRSMDSRFSPTVNSNSDMKNKKKKDELSVSVQLSISPVPKVEESLNSDGLRFDRLQPSDYELIRENRFEFGQFVARDAVLDEEYWTAAWLRAESHWENRTYERYVDIYKRKFAEQEFNAVKRRCKAQNGDSCACIIAVRKEQKNVKRSIIKSVVGTLDLNIRYLLQGETFPGERVKTPFSCSTNRTPPSRYGYIANLCVAKSARRQGIASNMMFFAFESAKSNGVRQVYVHVDRNNMPGQLLYQKMGFEMVESANSRLLLEETYLLRLQM comes from the exons ATGAAATTCATGTCTCCTATGTCAACTTTTTCAATTCAAAAACCTGAATTTCGTATTTGCATTTTCAATTGCACCAAAATTACCGCTTCATGGACTAT GAATAATAGGTCTATGGATTCGAGATTTTCGCCAACAGTGAATAGTAATAGTGATAtgaagaataagaagaagaaggATGAACTCTCGGTCTCGGTGCAGCTTTCAATCTCGCCTGTTCCTAAAGTAGAAGAAAGTTTGAACTCCGACGGTCTTCGATTCGATCGGTTGCAGCCGTCGGATTATGAATTGATTCGAGAAAATAGGTTTGAGTTTGGGCAATTTGTAGCTAGAGATGCTGTGCTTGATGAAGAGTATTGG ACAGCAGCCTGGCTAAGGGCAGAAAGTCATTGGGAGAATCGAACATATGAAAG ATATGTTGATATCTACAAAAGGAAATTCGCCGAGCAG GAATTTAATGCGGTAAAAAGGCGGTGCAAGGCTCAAAATGGGGATAGCTGTGCTTGCATTATCGCG GTGAGGAAGGAGCAGAAGAATGTTAAGCGCTCGATAATAAAAAGTGTTGTAGGAACACTTGATTTAAATATCCGGTATTTGCTGCAAGGAGAGACTTTTCCCGGG GAACGAGTTAAGACACCTTTTTCTTGCAGCACAAACAGGACACCACCAAGTAGATACGGTTACATTGCTAACTTATGTGTTGCCAAATCGGCTCGCCGACAAGGAATCGCAAGCAACATGATGTTTTTTGCTTTTGAATCTGCAAAATCTAATG GTGTGAGGCAAGTATATGTGCATGTTGACAGAAATAACATGCCTGGACAATTATTGTACCAAAAGATGGGCTTTGAG ATGGTAGAATCTGCCAATTCCCGATTGTTATTAGAGGAAACATACTTGCTACGTTTACAGATGTAA
- the LOC127135787 gene encoding protein FIP1 isoform X1 encodes MATERFSSPPATSQEENALFLDILHEAPLFAHRKPARIVGSVFYCVILASYTTLAVGAQWIFRPVQGLISPVLCSCDVLLMLLTGIFQQYLVYQVHKIRLQGYYSFSQKLKFIVRIPFAITAYGTAAMLLVIVWKPYTGFLSISAILRIIMVVEALCAGCFMSLYIGYIHQYNSLNSHPDVLKSLYSPLQPASSLEGLRYHDGRLSDQQMALLQYQRENLHFLSEEILRLQESLSKYERTEDRSTPQVDLAHLLAARDQELRTISAEMNQMQSELRLARSLIAERDSETQRVRMTNNQYVEENERLRAILGEWSTRAAKLERALETERMSNIELQRKISMLRSQTHMSVEVTDQGG; translated from the exons ATGGCAACGGAGAGATTCTCTTCTCCGCCAGCCACATCGCAAGAGGAAAACGCTCT CTTTCTGGATATACTTCATGAAGCTCCTTTATTTGCTCATCGCAAACCTGCAAGGATTGTTGGAAGTGTTTTCTATTGTGTGATATTGGCAA GTTATACTACTTTGGCTGTAGGAGCTCAATGGATATTTCGTCCCGTGCAAGGATTGATTTCTCCCGTGTTATGCAGTTGTGATGTTCTTCTTATGCTGTTGACAG GAATCTTTCAACAATATCTAGTTTATCAAGTGCATAAGATACGGTTGCAG GGCTATTATAGTTTCAGCCAGAAGTTGAAATTTATTGTTCGCATACCCTTTGCCATTACAGCTTATG GTACTGCTGCAATGCTACTTGTTATAGTCTGGAAACCTTACACTGGTTTTCTGTCAATCTCTGCAATATTGAG GATTATTATGGTAGTTGAAGCATTATGTGCTGGATGTTTTATGAGCCTTTATATTG GTTACATACACCAGTACAATTCATTGAACTCCCATCCTGATGTTCTGAAGTCCTTATATTCACCACTACAACCAGCAAGTTCATTGGAGGGTCTAAG GTACCATGATGGTAGGCTCTCTGATCAGCAAATGGCTTTGTTGCAATATCAGCGTGAAAATCTTCATTTTTTGAGTGAGGAG ATTCTTCGTTTGCAAGAGTCTTTAAGTAAATATGAACGAACCGAAGATCGGAGTACACCTCAG GTTGACCTTGCTCATCTACTGGCAGCTCGTGATCAAGAATTGCGTACAATTTCTGCAGAG ATGAACCAAATGCAATCTGAACTAAGGCTTGCACGGTCTTTAATTGCTGAAAGGGACTCAGAGACCCAACGTGTCCGCATGACCAACAATCAG TATGTAGAAGAGAATGAAAGACTCAGAGCTATTTTAGGAGAATGGAGCACCCGCGCTGCCAAG CTTGAGCGAGCGCTGGAGACCGAGCGGATGTCAAATATTGAATTACAAAGGAAGATTTCAATGCTAAGAAGCCAAACACATATGTCAGTAGAAGTAACTGATCAAGGAGGTTAA
- the LOC127135779 gene encoding uncharacterized protein LOC127135779 — protein MVAMATTKRIETYEDFAKVHAILLAASGLPEPLHRSLFQKLSTETFDGGEHFQIEPCEENRKRRLVLTSDSMAKDSNVFLIDHAWTFRLPDAYRQLHEVPGLAERMSSLMCVDIDSNLDGETEVDDVGDEVSRDKLDVVEVVESEVREAKEKGDGTLRWLELDGLDIDDDTLLSLDLPARFPDLVVLSLYGNKLTRADLIVKEVIKFKHLKGLWLNNNPVLKNHDGELADIILKELSELEVYNSTFTSNFGEWALGFCAEIYGKDSPTNADQADSPLLSVSNLDLSDRNIHNLINKEFSPICLPSLSDLNIRGNPLEQNSVANLLGLLRGFPCLRSLEVDIPGPLGGSAIEILESLPNISELNGISTSKILESRKHVIDSVLLPRLPEWIPDEPIHDRIISAMWQYLMTYRLADEEKLDETSVWYVMDEFGSALRHSDEPNFRVAPFLFMPEGNLASAVSYSILWPTQNVWKGDECTRDFLLGIGEDKQRSARLTAWFHTPENYFIQEYEKHNQKLQSTSLLPPTVQSSESKSIRPHDGRLLRVYTDIPHVEEYLTHPDFAIIKDPKDADIIWTCVQVDEELKKATGLTDQQYINQFPFEACLVMKHHLAETIQKAHGSPQWLQPTYNLETHLGQLIGDYNVRKREGLDNLWILKPWNMARTIDTTVTDNLSAIIRLMETGPKICQKYIEQPALFQGKKFDLRYVVLVRSMQPLEIFLSDCFWVRIANNHYSLDKSSLFEYETHFTVMNYRGRINHKNIKDFVREFEEEHQVKWLDIHARVRNMIRSVFEAAAVAHPEMHNPTSRAIYGVDVMLDSSFQPKLLEVTYCPDCTRACKYDMDIVVGEGGVAKGVDFFNNVFKCLFLNEISQVSQL, from the exons ATGGTAGCCATGGCAACCACTAAGAGAATCGAAACCTACGAAGACTTCGCTAAAGTTCATGCAATTTTACTCGCCGCCTCAGGGTTGCCGGAGCCACTTCACCGCAGTCTCTTCCAAAAACTCTCCACCGAGACATTTGACGGCGGCGAACACTTCCAGATCGAACCTTGCGAAGAAAACCGCAAGAGACGCCTCGTGTTAACTTCGGATTCTATGGCCAAAGACTCCAACGTCTTCCTCATTGATCACGCTTGGACTTTCAGACTCCCTGACGCTTACAGACAG CTGCACGAAGTTCCGGGCTTAGCAGAGAGGATGAGTTCTTTGATGTGTGTGGATATCGACTCAAATTTAGATGGTGAAACTGAGGTGGATGACGTTGGTGATGAAGTTTCGAGAGACAAGCTTGATGTTGTGGAGGTAGTTGAGAGTGAGGTTCGAGAGGCAAAAGAGAAAGGTGATGGTACATTGAGATGGTTGGAGCTTGACGGTCTTGACATTGATGATGATACGCTTCTCTCACTGGACTTGCCTGCCAGATTTCCG GATTTAGTTGTGCTTAGCCTATATGGAAACAAGCTTACAAGAGCTGACTTGATTGTTAAGGAAGTTATCAAATTTAAACATCTCAAAGGACTCTGGCTGAACAATAATCCGGTTCTTAAAAATCA TGATGGTGAGCTTGCAGATATTATTCTTAAGGAATTATCAGAACTGGAGGTTTATAATTCAACTTTCACGAGCAATTTTGGGGAGTGGGCGTTGGGCTTTTGTGCAGAGATATACGGAAAGGATAGCCCAACAAATGCTGATCAAGCTGACAGTCCACTGCTGAGTGTATCTAATCTTGACCTTTCAGATAGAAACATTCACAATTTGATCAACAAG GAATTTTCACCCATTTGTTTGCCATCCCTTTCGGACTTGAACATTCGTGGAAATCCATTGGAGCAAAACTCAGTTGCCAACTTGTTAGGTCTGCTGAGGGGATTCCCTTGCTTACGTTCATTGGAG GTTGATATTCCTGGTCCTCTTGGAGGAAGTGCCATTGAAATTCTAGAATCTCTTCCAAACATTTCTGAACTAAATGGTATTAGTACATCCAAAATATTGGAATCTAGAAAGCATGTTATTGATTCAGTGCTTCTTCCTCGCCTCCCTGAATGGATCCCTGACGAGCCTATTCATGACCGTATTATAAGTGCAATGTGGCAATATCTAATGACATATAGACTTGCGGATGAAGAAAAGTTAGACGAAACCTCTGTGTG GTATGTGATGGATGAATTCGGTTCTGCTTTGCGGCACAGTGATGAGCCAAATTTTAGAGTGGCGCCTTTTCTTTTTATGCCGGAGGGCAATCTAGCATCAGCCGTGAG CTATTCTATTCTATGGCCAACACAGAATGTTTGGAAAGGTGATGAATGCACTCGTGACTTTCTTCTTGGTATTGGTGAAGATAAACAACGCTCTGCAAGACTTACTGCCTGGTTCCATACGCCAGAGAACTATTTTATCCAA GAGTATGAGAAGCACAATCAGAAATTGCAATCCACAAGTTTATTACCACCCACTGTGCAGTCTTCTGAGAGTAAAAGTATCCGTCCGCATGATGGACGTCTCTTACGGGTTTACACAGATATACCTCACGTGGAGGAGTACTTGACACATCCTGATTTTGCAATCA TAAAGGACCCAAAAGATGCAGATATAATATGGACATGTGTGCAGGTAGATGAGGAATTGAAGAAGGCCACAGGATTAACAGATCAGCAGTACATTAATCAATTTCCATTTGAGGCTTGTCTTGTCATGAAACATCATTTAGCAGAGACAATTCAGAAG GCACATGGATCTCCTCAATGGTTGCAGCCTACTTATAATCTTGAAACTCATCTGGGTCAACTTATTGGTGACTATAATGTACGCAAAAGAGAAGGACTAGACAACCTTTGGATCTTAAAACCCTGGAACATGGCCCGAACAATTGATACTACTGTAACTGATAATTTATCGGCCATAATCCGACTAATGGAAACTGGTCCAAAAATATGCCAGAAGTATATTGAACAACCTGCTTTGTTCCAAGGGAAAAAGTTTGATCTCCGTTACGTAGTACTAGTTCGGAGCATGCAGCCTTTGGAGATATTCCTGTCAGATTGTTTCTGG GTAAGGATAGCCAACAACCACTATTCTTTGGACAAAAGTAGTCTTTTTGAGTATGAAACTCATTTCACTGTTATG AATTATCGTGGAAGAATAAATCACAAGAATATTAAGGATTTTGTGAGGGAATTTGAGGAAGAACATCAAG TTAAGTGGTTGGATATACATGCAAGAGTAAGGAATATGATTCGTTCAGTGTTTGAGGCAGCTGCGGTTGCACATCCTGAGATGCACAATCCAACATCAAGGGCAATTTACGGCGTAGATGTCATGTTAGACAGCTCTTTCCAACCTAAGTTACTAGAG GTAACTTACTGCCCTGATTGTACGCGAGCTTGCAAATATGATATGGATATCGTAGTTGGAGAAGGAGGGGTTGCCAAAGGTGTTGATTTCTTCAACAACGTGTTCAAGTGTCTCTTTTTGAATGAAATTTCTCAGGTTAGTCAATTGTAA